Proteins from one Salmo salar chromosome ssa07, Ssal_v3.1, whole genome shotgun sequence genomic window:
- the LOC106608855 gene encoding dehydrogenase/reductase SDR family member 4 isoform X3 has product MLRCLVSRCLLTNPVAGQTRKMSGGSLAGSQSSLAGKVAIVTASTDGIGLAAAQALGQRGAHVVVSSRRQSNVDKAVALLQSEKIQVTGTTCNVGNSEDRARLVNMTVEQCGGVDIFVSNAAVNPFFGNIMDSTEAVWDKILDVNVKSAFLMTQLVVPHLEKRGGGSVVFVSSVAGYQPMQALGPYSVSKTALLGLTRALAPELAQSHIRVNCVAPGIIKTTFSQALWQDEFKKQLSIKRFGKPEEIGGVIAFLCSKDASYITGETITVTGGMSCRL; this is encoded by the exons ATGCTGCGGTGTCTTGTTAGCAGGTGCCTTTTGACCAATCCCGTCGCAGGTCAGACAAGAAAGATGTCAGGAGGCAGTCTTGCTGGGTCTCAAAGCAGTCTTGCAGGGAAGGTTGCCATAGTCACTGCCTCCACAGATGG AATCGGTTTGGCTGCAGCCCAGGCTCTGGGTCAGAGAGGGGCTCACGTTGTGGTGAGTAGCAGACGCCAGTCAAACGTCGACAAGGCCGTGGCACTACTGCAGAGTGAGAAGATACAAGTGACCGGGACGACTTGCAACGTTGGGAATAGTGAAGACAGAGCTAGACTTGTTAACATG ACCGTGGAACAGTGTGGTGGTGTGGACATCTTCGTTTCGAACGCAGCAGTCAACCCTTTCTTTGGGAACATTATGGACTCGACAGAAGCAGTCTGGGATAAG ATCCTGGATGTGAATGTAAAGTCGGCCTTTCTTATGACCCAACTGGTGGTGCCTCACTTGGAGAagagggg GGGTGGGAGTGTTGTGTTTGTGTCCTCTGTCGCTGGGTACCAGCCTATGCAG GCACTGGGCCCTTACAGCGTGAGTAAGACGGCCCTGTTGGGACTAACCAGAGCCCTGGCCCCTGAACTGGCCCAGAGCCACATCCGGGTCAACTGTGTGGCCCCTGGCATCATTAAGACCACCTTCAGCCAAGCA TTGTGGCAGGACGAGTTCAAGAAGCAGCTTAGCATTAAAAG GTTTGGCAAGCCAGAGGAGATCGGTGGAGTAATCGCCTTCCTGTGCTCTAAGGATGCGTCTTACATCACTGGAGAGACAATCACTGTGACTGGAGGGATGAGCTGCAGACTGTGa
- the LOC100196627 gene encoding cell death activator CIDE-B isoform X3: MEKWDTSSLIKSVTKRVWSSAPAHQRPFRVCSHDRGTRKGITAGTLEELREKVCQALMLCLSSLAVVLVCEEDGTVVDSEDFLMSLPDNTVLMALEPGQTWKTPPGTTLSKAQVPNQLRTGKDIACVTFDLYRQNPKDVFGSLNVKGTFSGRYSVSADFKCLGPKKVLREALRVASTFLQAAGHMLITSANLIKRLIEGAEFWQPQRTEVAEYWN, from the exons ATGGAGAAGTGGGATACGTCATCGCTAATAAA aTCTGTGACCAAGCGGGTGTGGTCGTCGGCTCCTGCCCATCAGAGACCGTTCAGGGTGTGTTCCCATGACAGGGGCACCAGGAAGGGCATCACAGCAGGAACCCTGGAGGAgctgagagagaag GTGTGCCAGGCTTTGATGCTGTGTTTGTCCAGTCTGGCTGTGGTGCTGGTGTGTGAGGAGGATGGGACAGTGGTGGACTCTGAAGACTTCCTGATGTCTCTGCCAGACAACACAGTCCTCATGGCCCTGGAACCTGGACAGACATGGAAAACCCCTCCG GGTACAACGCTCTCTAAAGCCCAAGTCCCCAACCAGCTGCGGACAGGAAAGGATATAGCCTGCGTGACCTTTGACCTGTACCGGCAGAACCCCAAGGATGTGTTTGGCTCCCTGAACGTAAAGGGCACCTTCTCAGGCCGGTACTCCGTCAGCGCCGACTTCAAATGTCTGGGGCCCAAGAAAGTCCTCag agaggcCCTCCGCGTGGCCTCCACCTTCCTCCAGGCGGCAGGTCACATGTTGATCACCTCAGCTAATCTGATCAAGCGGCTCATCGAGGGAGCAGAGTTCTGGCAGCCCCAGAGGACGGAGGTTGCAGAGTACTGGAACTGA
- the LOC106608855 gene encoding dehydrogenase/reductase SDR family member 4 isoform X2, translated as MLRCLVSRCLLTNPVAGQTRKMSGGSLAGSQSSLAGKVAIVTASTDGIGLAAAQALGQRGAHVVVSSRRQSNVDKAVALLQSEKIQVTGTTCNVGNSEDRARLVNMTVEQCGGVDIFVSNAAVNPFFGNIMDSTEAVWDKILDVNVKSAFLMTQLVVPHLEKRGGGSVVFVSSVAGYQPMQALGPYSVSKTALLGLTRALAPELAQSHIRVNCVAPGIIKTTFSQAVWQARGDRWSNRLPVL; from the exons ATGCTGCGGTGTCTTGTTAGCAGGTGCCTTTTGACCAATCCCGTCGCAGGTCAGACAAGAAAGATGTCAGGAGGCAGTCTTGCTGGGTCTCAAAGCAGTCTTGCAGGGAAGGTTGCCATAGTCACTGCCTCCACAGATGG AATCGGTTTGGCTGCAGCCCAGGCTCTGGGTCAGAGAGGGGCTCACGTTGTGGTGAGTAGCAGACGCCAGTCAAACGTCGACAAGGCCGTGGCACTACTGCAGAGTGAGAAGATACAAGTGACCGGGACGACTTGCAACGTTGGGAATAGTGAAGACAGAGCTAGACTTGTTAACATG ACCGTGGAACAGTGTGGTGGTGTGGACATCTTCGTTTCGAACGCAGCAGTCAACCCTTTCTTTGGGAACATTATGGACTCGACAGAAGCAGTCTGGGATAAG ATCCTGGATGTGAATGTAAAGTCGGCCTTTCTTATGACCCAACTGGTGGTGCCTCACTTGGAGAagagggg GGGTGGGAGTGTTGTGTTTGTGTCCTCTGTCGCTGGGTACCAGCCTATGCAG GCACTGGGCCCTTACAGCGTGAGTAAGACGGCCCTGTTGGGACTAACCAGAGCCCTGGCCCCTGAACTGGCCCAGAGCCACATCCGGGTCAACTGTGTGGCCCCTGGCATCATTAAGACCACCTTCAGCCAAGCA GTTTGGCAAGCCAGAGGAGATCGGTGGAGTAATCGCCTTCCTGTGCTCTAA
- the LOC100196627 gene encoding cell death activator CIDE-B isoform X2, translating to MRPPVGEPWPRALAKRSVTKRVWSSAPAHQRPFRVCSHDRGTRKGITAGTLEELREKVCQALMLCLSSLAVVLVCEEDGTVVDSEDFLMSLPDNTVLMALEPGQTWKTPPGTTLSKAQVPNQLRTGKDIACVTFDLYRQNPKDVFGSLNVKGTFSGRYSVSADFKCLGPKKVLREALRVASTFLQAAGHMLITSANLIKRLIEGAEFWQPQRTEVAEYWN from the exons atgag gccaccagttggggaaccctggcctAGGGCGTTGGCAAAAAG aTCTGTGACCAAGCGGGTGTGGTCGTCGGCTCCTGCCCATCAGAGACCGTTCAGGGTGTGTTCCCATGACAGGGGCACCAGGAAGGGCATCACAGCAGGAACCCTGGAGGAgctgagagagaag GTGTGCCAGGCTTTGATGCTGTGTTTGTCCAGTCTGGCTGTGGTGCTGGTGTGTGAGGAGGATGGGACAGTGGTGGACTCTGAAGACTTCCTGATGTCTCTGCCAGACAACACAGTCCTCATGGCCCTGGAACCTGGACAGACATGGAAAACCCCTCCG GGTACAACGCTCTCTAAAGCCCAAGTCCCCAACCAGCTGCGGACAGGAAAGGATATAGCCTGCGTGACCTTTGACCTGTACCGGCAGAACCCCAAGGATGTGTTTGGCTCCCTGAACGTAAAGGGCACCTTCTCAGGCCGGTACTCCGTCAGCGCCGACTTCAAATGTCTGGGGCCCAAGAAAGTCCTCag agaggcCCTCCGCGTGGCCTCCACCTTCCTCCAGGCGGCAGGTCACATGTTGATCACCTCAGCTAATCTGATCAAGCGGCTCATCGAGGGAGCAGAGTTCTGGCAGCCCCAGAGGACGGAGGTTGCAGAGTACTGGAACTGA
- the LOC106608852 gene encoding uncharacterized protein produces the protein MDISLPLSSLRLLAPPLLLVSAAMWKVIKERDVMHYGTLEEFVTSTCETVPGLLTSRHQAKLALGLRARLILEVCHGLDPPDPAVILPQLDRIRALTPSSALKKDVKIETAVTNLHGLVEALLRDPTERALFYMVEFPSEYGPQFDQELEKLLWEFLLRLNQLLPVPNLAQTVSWLTAAPPVLEECAKAASQPQLLRTLLQHQICLGHLDLAASLPPCMGDSILSSLSLPPSGRSQQSEQSGSKPAFVSTPNPQSLTPLTNHRQTQNRSSPITPVIGGICNEDLPVMASANNRARTCKEDFTIQSDSREVEKKAESMARSKYTEVESEEDEEVIVVRRGIKRRRRRRRRSARDGRRKRLLRRGRGGELVRYVESDEKDLTSDADEETERDLRRDCLVQLEIAGLKVPEDQHLCSYITSCLVNQPRVLIPRLTSTDITAHVRSQPPSPSCSNETPTAERSPWGQNKRLTITVRRLPSTRQRKLNDSSLTLDVALPASADKENCVLPSVSSPSIVPLPQMRRSTEILTSPVTGDNDDVIGDSEDEATKNFKGRLFMKRYYRTKHDTYVPTLREFWKPSLARPAVSRQQTQMTHSVIHRPMAKSFHHPWGAKYEF, from the exons ATGG ACATCTCCCTCCCCTTATCTTCCTTACGCCTCCTGGCCCCTCCTCTCCTGCTGGTCTCTGCCGCCATGTGGAAGGTGATAAAGGAACGCGATGTGATGCATTATGGGACGCTGGAGGAGTTTGTGACCTCAACCTGCGAGACAGTCCCTGGCTTGCTCACATCTAGACACCAGGCCAAGCTGGCTCTGGGGCTGAGAGCACGG CTGATCTTAGAAGTGTGCCATGGCCTGGACCCACCAGATCCAGCGGTTATCCTTCCCCAGCTGGACAGGATCCGTGCCCTCACGCCTTCCTCTGCACTG AAGAAGGATGTAAAGATTGAGACCGCAGTCACCAACTTGCATGGCCTGGTGGAAGCCCTCCTGAGAGACCCCACAGAGAGAGCACTGTTCTACATG GTGGAGTTTCCTTCAGAATATGGTCCTCAGTTTGACCAGGAACTGGAGAAACTGCTGTGGGAGTTCCTGCTCAGACTGAACCAACTTCTCCCAGTGCCTAACCTGGCTCAGACGGTATCCTGGCTCACTGCTGCCCCTCCTGTCCTAGAGGAGTGTGCGAAGGCTGCCTCCCAACCCCAGCTCCTGAGGACCCTGCTCCAGCACCAGATCTGCCTGGGACACCTGGATTTGGCAG CTTCTCTTCCTCCCTGTATGGGCGACTCCATCCTCtcatccctatctctccctccctctggaaGATCTCAGCAAAGCGAACAATCAGGATCTAAGCCTGCCTTTGTTTCCACCCCAAACCCTCAGTCTTTAACCCCATTGACcaatcacagacagacacaaaacaggtcaTCGCCCATCACGCCTGTGATAGGTGGGATTTGCAACGAAGACCTGCCAGTCATGGCTTCAGCCAATAACAGGGCAAGAACTTGCAAGGAAGACTTTACTATCCAATCGGATTCAAGAGAAGTGGAGAAGAAAGCCGAGTCAATGGCAAGGTCAAAATATACTGAGGTGGAATCTGAAGAGGACGAGGAGGTGATAGTCGTGAGAAGAGGGattaagaggaggaggaggaggaggaggaggagtgcgaGAGATGGACGGCGTAAAAGATTGCTCAGGAGAGGGCGTGGGGGAGAGTTGGTTAGATATGTAGAAAGTGATGAGAAGGATTTGACGAGTGATGCAGATGAAGAGACTGAGAGGGACCTTCGAAGGGACTGTTTGGTTCAGTTGGAGATTGCAGGCCTCAAGGTTCCGGAAGACCAGCACCTCTGCTCTTACATCACATCCTGTCTGGTTAACCAACCCAGAGTGCTCATCCCTCGACTGACTTCCACAGACATCACTGCACATGTGAGGTCACAACCtcccagtccttcctgcagcaacgAGACACCAACAGCAGAGAGATCTCCATGGGGACAGAACAAGAGGCTGACGATAACGGTGCGTCGGCTTCCTTCGACCCGACAACGGAAGTTGAATGACAGCTCGTTGACCCTAGATGTGGCGCTTCCAGCATCAGCTGAcaaaga GAACTGTGTGCTTCCTTCAGTTAGCTCTCCCTCCATTGTTCCTCTGCCTCAAATGAGAAGAAGCACAG AAATACTGACCTCACCAGTAACCGGCGACAATGATGACGTCATAGGAGATTCAGAGGATGAAGCAACAAAGAATTTCAAAGGCAGG CTGTTTATGAAGCGCTACTATAGGACCAAGCACGACACCTATGTACCCACCCTCAGGGAGTTCTGGAAGCCCAGCCTGGCCCGACCTGCTGTCTCCCGGCAACAGACACAGATGACACACTCAGTAATTCACAGACCTATGGCAAAATCCTTTCACCATCCATGGGGAGCAAAATATGAATTTTGA
- the LOC106608853 gene encoding homeobox and leucine zipper protein Homez, giving the protein MHKSAVMTRTKRTAELDKLTEKSELAPALTSATPIPQPRYPASIPDPTPFPPVGPADSSKGGTGIMSPKSQGRVGTASPYNLAPSPFGLNQNHVVCLPLVSEHLKLLWACSDQTQELDGVAYLIEAFNVFPYPTLGETASLAQSCSLHLDQVRVWFMVQRLRYGISWDAEEICMARCKICGPNQAKDKKEKEEKSLPPLSKEDDGRNRSEHSPVSTSNQLSSLSFESSSPVPRKRPKRHPVVAPDNSNLQHPSPPLPLCLAAPPTTTGQTLEAPDKAHENVKPQRHCQDFHSELWRSFGCNTNPPKEELQRLQALTRLHMKYIRKWFCNRRFLLHHRVKADPESEENGQAQTNDLLSSQTQLIQRLTQPPTDSRVRPSPTKKRGCQVDNVDFLSRSRNGNHVRGNPANTTHQIRSNLEVKEKGKEPAEVQKKKTGAADKEKTARAGVKRWKKNVKEEQKAVGITKFIDNDGEEQVIKMGPWPKNKTIAQLELLRHFFLTCQWPTKEDYTQLQQQTGLSRKALTQWFGDTRYYVKKGMERWMSGEEHRKVLAQIREKQRQRQRDWLMAEETGPSGSSSVPSFAYRDS; this is encoded by the exons ATG cATAAGAGTGCTGTGATGACCAGAACAAAGAGGACAGCAGAGCTGGACAAGCTCACAGAGAAGAGTGAGTTAGCTCCAGCCCTAACATCAGCTACCCCTATACCACAACCACGGTACCCAGCCTCCATCCCCGACCCCACTCCCTTCCCTCCTGTAGGCCCTGCTGACAGCAGCAAGGGGGGCACAGGGATAATGTCCCCCAAAAGTCAGGGGAGGGTAGGCACAGCGTCCCCCTACAATCTGGCTCCGTCTCCCTTCGGCCTCAACCAGAACCACGTGGTGTGTCTGCCTCTGGTCTCCGAGCACCTGAAGCTCCTGTGGGCGTGCTCAGACCAGACTCAGGAACTGGACGGCGTGGCTTATCTCATAGAGGCCTTCAACGTGTTCCCGTACCCGACCCTGGGGGAGACGGCGTCGCTCGCCCAGAGCTGCTCTCTGCATCTGGACCAG GTCAGAGTGTGGTTCATGGTCCAGCGGCTCCGCTATGGGATCAGCTGGGATGCAGAAGAGATCTGTATGGCACGGTGCAAGATTTGCGGACCAAACCAGGCGAAGGAcaaaaaagagaaagaggagaaatcaTTGCCTCCCCTCAGTAAGGAGGATGATGGGAGAAACAGGAGCGAACATTCACCTGTCTCCACCTCCAATCAGCTCAGCAGCCTGTCCTTCGAGTCCTCCTCACCCGTTCCTCGAAAACGCCCTAAACGCCACCCTGTTGTCGCACCCGATAACTCCAATCTGCAACACccttctcctccactccctctgtGCTTAGCGGCGCCCCCCACAACCACAGGGCAAACCCTAGAAGCCCCCGACAAAGCCCACGAAAACGTCAAACCCCAGAGGCACTGTCAGGATTTTCACTCAGAGCTGTGGCGGAGCTTCGGCTGTAACACCAATCCTCCGAAGGAGGAGCTCCAGCGTCTGCAGGCCCTCACCAGGCTCCACATGAAGTACATCCGCAAGTGGTTCTGCAACCGGCGTTTCTTGCTTCACCACCGCGTCAAGGCCGACCCAGAGTCTGAAGAGAACGGCCAGGCACAGACCAACGACCTCCTGTCGTCACAGACACAGCTTATTCAGCGTCTGACACAACCGCCAACTGACAGCAGGGTCAGACCATCACCGACGAAGAAAAGGGGCTGTCAAGTAGATAATGTCGACTTTCTAAGCAGGAGCCGCAATGGTAACCATGTCCGTGGCAACCCCGCTAACACCACCCACCAGATTAGGTCAAACTTGGAGGTGAAGGAAAAAGGGAAAGAACCAGCGGAAGTACAGAAGAAGAAGACGGGAGCAGCAGACAAAGAGAAAACGGCCAGAGCTGGAGTTAAGAGATGGAAAAAGAACGTCAAGGAGGAACAGAAAGCGGTGGGGATCACCAAATTCATCGATAACGACGGGGAAGAACAAGTCATCAAAATGGGCCCGTGGCCGAAGAACAAGACCATAGCCCAGCTGGAGCTCCTGAGACACTTCTTCCTCACCTGCCAGTGGCCCACCAAAGAGGACTACACGCAACTGCAGCAGCAGACAGGCCTCTCGCGGAAGGCTCTTACCCAGTGGTTCGGAGACACCCGCTACTACGTCAAGAAGGGCATGGAACGCTGGATGAGTGGGGAGGAGCACCGGAAGGTCCTGGCGCAGATTAGGGAGAAGCAAAGGCAACGGCAGAGGGACTGGTTGATGGCTGAGGAAACAGGTCCATCAGGGTCCTCCTCCGTGCCGTCTTTTGCGTACCGTGACTCATAG
- the LOC100196627 gene encoding cell death activator CIDE-B isoform X1, producing the protein MEKWDTSSLIKPPVGEPWPRALAKRSVTKRVWSSAPAHQRPFRVCSHDRGTRKGITAGTLEELREKVCQALMLCLSSLAVVLVCEEDGTVVDSEDFLMSLPDNTVLMALEPGQTWKTPPGTTLSKAQVPNQLRTGKDIACVTFDLYRQNPKDVFGSLNVKGTFSGRYSVSADFKCLGPKKVLREALRVASTFLQAAGHMLITSANLIKRLIEGAEFWQPQRTEVAEYWN; encoded by the exons ATGGAGAAGTGGGATACGTCATCGCTAATAAA gccaccagttggggaaccctggcctAGGGCGTTGGCAAAAAG aTCTGTGACCAAGCGGGTGTGGTCGTCGGCTCCTGCCCATCAGAGACCGTTCAGGGTGTGTTCCCATGACAGGGGCACCAGGAAGGGCATCACAGCAGGAACCCTGGAGGAgctgagagagaag GTGTGCCAGGCTTTGATGCTGTGTTTGTCCAGTCTGGCTGTGGTGCTGGTGTGTGAGGAGGATGGGACAGTGGTGGACTCTGAAGACTTCCTGATGTCTCTGCCAGACAACACAGTCCTCATGGCCCTGGAACCTGGACAGACATGGAAAACCCCTCCG GGTACAACGCTCTCTAAAGCCCAAGTCCCCAACCAGCTGCGGACAGGAAAGGATATAGCCTGCGTGACCTTTGACCTGTACCGGCAGAACCCCAAGGATGTGTTTGGCTCCCTGAACGTAAAGGGCACCTTCTCAGGCCGGTACTCCGTCAGCGCCGACTTCAAATGTCTGGGGCCCAAGAAAGTCCTCag agaggcCCTCCGCGTGGCCTCCACCTTCCTCCAGGCGGCAGGTCACATGTTGATCACCTCAGCTAATCTGATCAAGCGGCTCATCGAGGGAGCAGAGTTCTGGCAGCCCCAGAGGACGGAGGTTGCAGAGTACTGGAACTGA
- the LOC100196627 gene encoding cell death activator CIDE-B: protein MNRSGTRLGKFYIKLAVSGFVNIFLLLFLHRSVTKRVWSSAPAHQRPFRVCSHDRGTRKGITAGTLEELREKVCQALMLCLSSLAVVLVCEEDGTVVDSEDFLMSLPDNTVLMALEPGQTWKTPPGTTLSKAQVPNQLRTGKDIACVTFDLYRQNPKDVFGSLNVKGTFSGRYSVSADFKCLGPKKVLREALRVASTFLQAAGHMLITSANLIKRLIEGAEFWQPQRTEVAEYWN from the exons atgaacagatctgggaccaggctaggcaaATTCTACATCAAGCTGGCCGTGTCTGGCTTTGTGAACATCTTCttactcctcttcctccacagaTCTGTGACCAAGCGGGTGTGGTCGTCGGCTCCTGCCCATCAGAGACCGTTCAGGGTGTGTTCCCATGACAGGGGCACCAGGAAGGGCATCACAGCAGGAACCCTGGAGGAgctgagagagaag GTGTGCCAGGCTTTGATGCTGTGTTTGTCCAGTCTGGCTGTGGTGCTGGTGTGTGAGGAGGATGGGACAGTGGTGGACTCTGAAGACTTCCTGATGTCTCTGCCAGACAACACAGTCCTCATGGCCCTGGAACCTGGACAGACATGGAAAACCCCTCCG GGTACAACGCTCTCTAAAGCCCAAGTCCCCAACCAGCTGCGGACAGGAAAGGATATAGCCTGCGTGACCTTTGACCTGTACCGGCAGAACCCCAAGGATGTGTTTGGCTCCCTGAACGTAAAGGGCACCTTCTCAGGCCGGTACTCCGTCAGCGCCGACTTCAAATGTCTGGGGCCCAAGAAAGTCCTCag agaggcCCTCCGCGTGGCCTCCACCTTCCTCCAGGCGGCAGGTCACATGTTGATCACCTCAGCTAATCTGATCAAGCGGCTCATCGAGGGAGCAGAGTTCTGGCAGCCCCAGAGGACGGAGGTTGCAGAGTACTGGAACTGA
- the LOC106608855 gene encoding dehydrogenase/reductase SDR family member 4 isoform X1 yields the protein MLRCLVSRCLLTNPVAGQTRKMSGGSLAGSQSSLAGKVAIVTASTDGIGLAAAQALGQRGAHVVVSSRRQSNVDKAVALLQSEKIQVTGTTCNVGNSEDRARLVNMTVEQCGGVDIFVSNAAVNPFFGNIMDSTEAVWDKILDVNVKSAFLMTQLVVPHLEKRGGGSVVFVSSVAGYQPMQALGPYSVSKTALLGLTRALAPELAQSHIRVNCVAPGIIKTTFSQAVRTPSLSILSSLPVYSFHFTYPP from the exons ATGCTGCGGTGTCTTGTTAGCAGGTGCCTTTTGACCAATCCCGTCGCAGGTCAGACAAGAAAGATGTCAGGAGGCAGTCTTGCTGGGTCTCAAAGCAGTCTTGCAGGGAAGGTTGCCATAGTCACTGCCTCCACAGATGG AATCGGTTTGGCTGCAGCCCAGGCTCTGGGTCAGAGAGGGGCTCACGTTGTGGTGAGTAGCAGACGCCAGTCAAACGTCGACAAGGCCGTGGCACTACTGCAGAGTGAGAAGATACAAGTGACCGGGACGACTTGCAACGTTGGGAATAGTGAAGACAGAGCTAGACTTGTTAACATG ACCGTGGAACAGTGTGGTGGTGTGGACATCTTCGTTTCGAACGCAGCAGTCAACCCTTTCTTTGGGAACATTATGGACTCGACAGAAGCAGTCTGGGATAAG ATCCTGGATGTGAATGTAAAGTCGGCCTTTCTTATGACCCAACTGGTGGTGCCTCACTTGGAGAagagggg GGGTGGGAGTGTTGTGTTTGTGTCCTCTGTCGCTGGGTACCAGCCTATGCAG GCACTGGGCCCTTACAGCGTGAGTAAGACGGCCCTGTTGGGACTAACCAGAGCCCTGGCCCCTGAACTGGCCCAGAGCCACATCCGGGTCAACTGTGTGGCCCCTGGCATCATTAAGACCACCTTCAGCCAAGCAGTAAGGACCCCCTCCCTTTCTATTCTGTCATCTTTACCTGTGTACTCTTTTCACTTCACCTACCCTCCTTAA